Proteins encoded by one window of Microbacterium testaceum:
- a CDS encoding metal-sulfur cluster assembly factor, whose amino-acid sequence MTATLAPEKYDEVTEALKDVMDPELGINVVDLGLIYDLAWDDENDALVIHMTLTSAGCPLTDVLEEQTAQALDNVVERFRINWVWMPPWGPERITDDGRDMMRALGFAI is encoded by the coding sequence ATGACCGCAACCCTCGCTCCCGAGAAGTACGACGAGGTCACCGAGGCCCTCAAAGACGTCATGGACCCCGAACTGGGGATCAACGTCGTCGACCTCGGCCTCATCTACGATCTCGCGTGGGACGACGAGAACGACGCGCTCGTCATCCACATGACTCTCACCTCGGCCGGCTGCCCGCTGACCGACGTGCTCGAAGAGCAGACCGCCCAGGCCCTCGACAATGTCGTGGAACGCTTCCGCATCAACTGGGTGTGGATGCCGCCGTGGGGTCCCGAGCGGATCACCGACGACGGCCGCGACATGATGCGCGCGCTCGGCTTCGCGATCTGA
- the sufC gene encoding Fe-S cluster assembly ATPase SufC: MSVLEIRDLHVTVETENGTTPILNGVTLTMRTGETHAIMGPNGSGKSTLAYTIAGHPKYTVTSGSITLDGEDVLEMSVDERARAGLFLAMQYPVEIPGVTVTNFLRTAKTAIDGEAPAIRSWTKDVKGAMENLRMDPKFASRNVNEGFSGGEKKRHEILQLELLKPKIAVLDETDSGLDVDALKIVSEGVNRAKEQTDLGVLLITHYTRILRYIRPDFVHVVVKGRIVEEGGPELADRLEEEGYDRFLEAGTPIDA, from the coding sequence ATGTCTGTCCTCGAGATCCGCGACCTCCACGTGACGGTCGAGACGGAGAACGGTACGACCCCGATCCTCAACGGAGTGACGCTGACCATGCGCACCGGTGAGACCCACGCCATCATGGGCCCCAACGGCTCCGGCAAGTCGACCCTGGCGTACACGATCGCCGGTCACCCCAAGTACACCGTCACGAGCGGCTCGATCACCCTCGACGGTGAAGACGTGCTCGAGATGAGCGTCGACGAGCGCGCTCGCGCGGGCCTCTTCCTCGCGATGCAGTACCCGGTCGAGATCCCCGGCGTCACGGTGACGAACTTCCTCCGCACGGCCAAGACGGCCATCGACGGCGAGGCTCCGGCCATCCGCTCGTGGACGAAGGACGTCAAGGGCGCCATGGAGAACCTTCGCATGGACCCGAAGTTCGCCTCGCGCAACGTCAACGAGGGCTTCTCGGGCGGCGAGAAGAAGCGTCACGAGATACTCCAGCTCGAGCTGCTCAAGCCGAAGATCGCCGTGCTCGACGAGACCGACTCCGGCCTCGACGTCGACGCGCTGAAGATCGTGTCCGAGGGCGTGAACCGCGCCAAGGAGCAGACCGACCTCGGCGTGCTGCTCATCACGCACTACACGCGCATCCTGCGCTACATCCGCCCCGACTTCGTGCACGTGGTCGTCAAGGGGCGGATCGTCGAAGAGGGCGGGCCCGAGCTCGCCGACCGACTCGAAGAAGAGGGTTACGACCGCTTCCTCGAGGCCGGTACGCCGATCGACGCGTAG
- a CDS encoding non-heme iron oxygenase ferredoxin subunit: MSASRACALSELVQDEALRVEIDGVAMAVVLDGNGEVHAIGDVCTHGDISLSDGFVEGETLECWAHGSAFSLKTGRPLNLPAYEPVPVYEVVIDGDDVLIDPAVTKATA; encoded by the coding sequence GTGAGCGCCTCGCGCGCCTGCGCACTGAGCGAACTGGTCCAAGACGAGGCGCTCCGCGTCGAGATCGACGGCGTCGCCATGGCGGTCGTCCTCGACGGCAACGGCGAGGTCCACGCGATCGGCGACGTCTGCACGCACGGCGACATCTCGCTGTCGGACGGCTTCGTCGAGGGCGAGACGCTTGAGTGCTGGGCCCACGGCTCGGCGTTCTCGCTGAAGACCGGCCGCCCCCTGAACCTCCCGGCCTACGAGCCGGTCCCCGTGTACGAGGTCGTGATCGACGGAGACGACGTGCTCATCGATCCCGCCGTCACCAAGGCGACGGCCTGA
- the sufD gene encoding Fe-S cluster assembly protein SufD — translation MTTATESPTAQSTGAGTGHIDPAALVASVVPVQTRSERLTSFDPADFGTPTGREVNWKLSPIARLAPLFVDEAGPSGVISVDVQAPDAVEQLRLAAGDAPRGEHFRPEDLPAALAWTHETEAPLLRIPANVELDEPVVVRLTGTGGLAHAHVVIEAQPNSRGTVVLRHEGTANHAQNVEIIVRDGADLTVVSVQRWNDDAVHAASHQARVDRDAKLTHVVVSFGGGVVRVNPSVELSGPGAEGRLYGLSFSDAGQHLESQVYLHHKGPHTVGDVLYKGALQGESARSVWIGDVLIGPDATGTDSYEANRNLVLTDGARADSIPNLEIETGDIQGAGHASATGRFDDEQLFYLQARGIAEDEARRLVVLGFLSEIVQRIGIPELETELIGAIEHELAEGAAA, via the coding sequence ATGACGACTGCGACCGAATCACCCACGGCACAGTCGACTGGCGCCGGTACGGGTCACATCGACCCAGCAGCCCTCGTGGCATCCGTCGTTCCGGTTCAGACGCGCTCGGAGCGTCTGACCTCGTTCGACCCGGCCGACTTCGGCACCCCCACGGGGCGCGAGGTCAACTGGAAGCTCAGCCCGATCGCGCGCCTGGCTCCGCTGTTCGTCGACGAGGCCGGTCCGTCCGGTGTCATCTCCGTCGACGTGCAGGCGCCGGATGCCGTGGAGCAGCTGCGCCTGGCCGCCGGCGACGCGCCGCGCGGTGAGCACTTCCGGCCCGAAGACCTGCCCGCGGCCCTCGCCTGGACGCACGAGACCGAGGCTCCGCTCCTGCGGATCCCCGCGAACGTCGAGCTCGACGAGCCCGTCGTGGTGCGCTTGACCGGCACGGGCGGCCTCGCGCACGCCCACGTCGTGATCGAGGCTCAGCCCAACTCGCGCGGCACCGTGGTGCTGCGTCACGAGGGCACGGCGAACCACGCGCAGAACGTCGAGATCATCGTGCGCGACGGCGCCGACCTCACCGTCGTGTCGGTGCAGCGCTGGAACGACGACGCCGTGCACGCGGCATCCCACCAGGCCCGTGTCGACCGCGACGCCAAGCTCACGCACGTCGTGGTGAGCTTCGGCGGCGGTGTCGTGCGCGTGAACCCCTCGGTGGAGCTCTCGGGCCCCGGCGCCGAGGGGCGCCTGTACGGCCTGTCGTTCTCGGACGCCGGTCAGCACCTCGAGTCGCAGGTCTACCTGCACCACAAGGGTCCGCACACCGTCGGCGACGTGCTCTACAAGGGCGCGCTGCAGGGCGAGAGCGCGCGCAGCGTCTGGATCGGCGACGTGCTGATCGGACCGGATGCCACGGGCACCGACTCATACGAGGCGAACCGCAACCTCGTGCTCACCGACGGCGCCCGCGCCGACTCGATCCCGAACCTCGAGATCGAGACCGGCGACATCCAGGGTGCCGGCCACGCCAGCGCCACGGGTCGCTTCGACGACGAGCAGCTGTTCTATCTGCAGGCTCGCGGCATCGCCGAAGACGAAGCGCGTCGCCTTGTCGTGCTCGGCTTCCTCAGCGAGATCGTGCAGCGCATCGGCATCCCCGAGCTCGAGACCGAGCTCATCGGGGCGATCGAGCACGAGCTGGCCGAGGGGGCCGCCGCGTGA